From a region of the Paenibacillus sp. FSL R10-2734 genome:
- a CDS encoding ABC transporter permease subunit — protein sequence MRTVNSEPKEKRKGRNETWKKIWQNWELYIFIAPAFFYFLIFSYGPMYGIQIAFKNYIPSKGYFGSEWVGFDHFTRFFNSYYFWDLLWNTLSISLYELAIGFPIPIILALAFNEVKDGFFKRLVQTVTYAPHFISVVVMAGMIITFLSPSNGMIIHAIEGLGFNAPQFLTSPGWFKTMYVFSGVWQSAGWGTIIYLAALSGVDPGLHEAAIIDGASRFQRVRHINIPTLIPTMTILLILNMGGLLSVGFEKILLLQNSLNMSSSDVISTFVYRSGLVDAQYSFSTAVGLFNSIVNCILLITVNQIVRRTSENSLW from the coding sequence ATGCGAACTGTGAATTCAGAACCGAAAGAAAAGCGTAAGGGCAGAAACGAGACATGGAAGAAGATTTGGCAGAATTGGGAGCTTTACATTTTTATCGCACCCGCATTCTTTTACTTCCTCATTTTCAGCTATGGACCGATGTATGGGATTCAGATTGCTTTTAAGAATTACATACCGTCAAAAGGCTATTTTGGCAGTGAGTGGGTAGGCTTTGATCATTTCACTCGATTTTTTAACTCGTATTATTTCTGGGATTTGCTGTGGAACACGCTCAGTATTAGCTTGTATGAATTAGCCATTGGATTCCCAATCCCAATTATTCTGGCGCTTGCGTTTAACGAAGTGAAGGATGGCTTCTTCAAGCGACTTGTTCAGACCGTTACTTATGCTCCTCATTTCATTTCTGTCGTTGTTATGGCGGGGATGATTATTACCTTCTTGTCTCCATCGAACGGAATGATTATTCATGCCATTGAAGGCTTAGGCTTTAATGCACCGCAGTTTCTGACAAGCCCTGGTTGGTTTAAGACGATGTATGTATTCTCAGGCGTGTGGCAGAGTGCGGGATGGGGGACGATTATTTATTTGGCGGCACTTTCAGGTGTAGACCCAGGCTTGCATGAAGCGGCAATTATTGACGGGGCCTCTCGCTTCCAGCGTGTTCGCCACATCAATATTCCAACGCTTATACCGACCATGACTATTCTATTAATTCTGAATATGGGTGGCTTGTTAAGTGTAGGTTTTGAGAAAATATTACTTCTGCAAAATTCATTGAATATGTCAAGCTCTGACGTGATTTCAACCTTTGTCTATCGATCTGGTCTTGTCGATGCGCAATATAGCTTCTCAACAGCTGTTGGTTTATTTAACTCCATTGTGAATTGCATCCTGCTTATTACGGTGAATCAAATTGTCCGCCGTACAAGCGAGAACAGTCTATGGTAG
- a CDS encoding carbohydrate ABC transporter permease → MVSGIKLSKRDRIFLICTYTYVTIALLLVAYPILYIISASISDPKMVASGEMWLLPKGITFKGYEIVFQNSKIWTGYGNTILYTLLGTTINLVVTMPAAYALSRKDFVGRGFFMGMFMVTMFIGGGLVPTYMLVKGLGMVNTMWALVLPGAASIWNIIVSRTFFANSIPAELQDAAQIDGATNIRLFLRIVLPLSMPIIAVMALFYGVGHWNSYFGAMIYLNDDAKYPLQLVLRQILVLQEMQSQVGGIIDATAAAAQNNKAEIASLVKYGVIIVSTLPIIVVYPFLQRYFVQGVMIGSVKG, encoded by the coding sequence ATGGTATCAGGTATAAAGCTATCTAAGCGAGATCGAATATTTCTAATTTGCACCTATACGTATGTGACAATTGCATTGTTGTTAGTCGCATATCCCATCTTATATATTATTAGCGCATCCATCAGTGATCCGAAGATGGTTGCTTCCGGTGAAATGTGGCTTCTTCCAAAAGGTATTACCTTTAAGGGGTATGAAATTGTATTTCAGAACTCGAAGATTTGGACGGGGTATGGAAATACGATTTTGTATACATTGCTAGGCACAACGATTAACTTGGTCGTTACGATGCCAGCGGCATATGCACTCAGTCGTAAGGACTTTGTAGGCCGTGGGTTTTTCATGGGGATGTTCATGGTAACGATGTTCATTGGAGGGGGTCTCGTCCCTACATACATGTTGGTAAAAGGGCTAGGCATGGTCAACACGATGTGGGCACTAGTACTTCCTGGCGCAGCGTCAATCTGGAATATTATTGTCTCTCGTACCTTCTTCGCGAACTCCATTCCAGCTGAGCTTCAAGATGCGGCTCAAATCGATGGTGCGACGAATATTCGCTTGTTCCTGCGGATTGTTCTCCCGTTATCGATGCCAATTATCGCAGTTATGGCCTTATTCTACGGGGTAGGGCATTGGAACAGCTATTTCGGCGCCATGATCTACTTGAATGATGATGCGAAGTATCCATTGCAGCTTGTGCTTCGTCAGATTCTCGTGCTTCAGGAAATGCAATCGCAAGTAGGTGGCATTATCGATGCGACAGCTGCTGCAGCCCAGAACAACAAGGCGGAAATTGCTTCACTTGTCAAGTATGGGGTCATTATCGTATCTACGCTTCCGATTATTGTTGTCTATCCATTCTTACAACGTTATTTCGTGCAAGGTGTCATGATTGGCTCTGTTAAGGGTTGA
- a CDS encoding extracellular solute-binding protein yields the protein MTIYRKAGLMLLVLSMSMSILTACGSSSDKGTASTEGTEGSDTATEVHKTGFPIVDKPIELSIMAPDVGRQDWNKMPVIQEYEKMTNIKLKLQNAPQDSFETKKNLVFASGTLPDIFYAADLKGSDQVTYGSQGLLLPLEKYIDEGYAPNLKKILDANPDIRKSMTTPDGHIYALRNIQPSAVWYRGPMWYNGKFLKKFGMENKLPQTTEELYTYLKKVKEEDANGNGKDDEIPLASVKLDDLRMFFFGFWGMYNEDIYTDKDNKVHFPQAEPGYKEYLTFLNRLWNEKLLDHETFSQTNDQKVAKGKNNQVALFSDYFPYFTLGGEPSEDNPMMQPVSSDIAGTPVYGKHPGINTIGGFAISNTNPNPEASMRWIDYQFSEEGYSFWAYGPEGTMFKYKDKATGEKEWLPVPDGKDREEYRGTITPNYGINTPGAYENSYVLGLRTSFDDWIDKETATKLTPIAKVPFPSVFLTVDQQTEIKTLRSDLDKYVKEMEAKFVTGAEPLSNWDKYIAQMKKMGYEKLVSTYQQAYDTWAASK from the coding sequence ATGACGATTTATCGTAAAGCTGGACTTATGTTGTTAGTTCTTTCCATGTCAATGTCTATTCTTACTGCATGTGGATCAAGTAGCGATAAGGGGACAGCAAGCACAGAAGGCACAGAAGGCTCAGACACAGCCACAGAGGTTCATAAGACTGGCTTTCCTATCGTGGATAAACCGATTGAGCTATCCATTATGGCACCGGATGTAGGACGTCAGGATTGGAACAAGATGCCTGTTATTCAGGAATACGAGAAGATGACGAATATCAAGTTAAAGCTTCAAAACGCCCCACAAGACAGCTTTGAGACGAAAAAGAATTTAGTATTTGCAAGCGGTACGCTTCCCGATATTTTCTATGCGGCGGATCTAAAAGGATCGGATCAAGTTACTTACGGAAGTCAAGGATTGTTGCTGCCTTTAGAAAAATACATTGATGAGGGCTATGCACCAAATTTGAAAAAAATTCTTGATGCTAATCCGGATATTCGCAAATCAATGACAACACCGGATGGACATATCTATGCATTACGTAATATTCAACCATCTGCAGTATGGTACCGTGGACCGATGTGGTATAACGGCAAGTTCTTGAAGAAATTCGGTATGGAGAACAAATTGCCACAGACAACAGAAGAGCTATACACCTATTTGAAGAAGGTAAAAGAGGAAGATGCGAACGGTAACGGTAAAGATGATGAGATCCCTCTAGCCTCTGTGAAATTAGATGATTTACGGATGTTCTTCTTCGGATTTTGGGGCATGTACAATGAGGATATCTACACAGATAAGGATAATAAAGTACACTTTCCACAAGCTGAACCAGGCTACAAAGAATACTTAACTTTCTTGAATCGCTTGTGGAACGAGAAGTTACTGGATCATGAGACATTCTCACAAACCAATGATCAGAAGGTAGCGAAAGGTAAAAATAATCAAGTGGCCTTATTCTCCGATTATTTCCCATACTTCACGCTTGGTGGTGAACCGAGTGAAGATAACCCGATGATGCAGCCTGTATCTAGTGATATTGCTGGAACACCTGTATATGGCAAGCATCCTGGTATTAATACAATCGGCGGTTTCGCGATTTCAAATACGAATCCGAATCCTGAGGCAAGTATGCGTTGGATTGATTACCAATTTAGCGAAGAAGGGTATTCCTTCTGGGCGTATGGACCTGAAGGAACGATGTTCAAATACAAGGATAAAGCAACGGGTGAAAAAGAATGGCTGCCTGTTCCAGATGGCAAGGATCGTGAAGAATACCGCGGTACCATCACGCCAAACTATGGTATTAATACACCAGGCGCATACGAGAACAGCTATGTGCTAGGACTTCGTACTAGCTTTGATGACTGGATTGACAAAGAAACAGCTACAAAGCTTACACCTATTGCGAAAGTTCCCTTCCCATCGGTATTCCTGACGGTAGACCAACAGACTGAAATCAAAACACTCCGTTCCGATTTGGATAAATACGTGAAGGAAATGGAAGCGAAATTCGTTACAGGTGCAGAGCCATTATCCAATTGGGATAAATATATCGCACAAATGAAAAAAATGGGGTATGAGAAGCTCGTATCGACGTACCAACAAGCATACGATACTTGGGCTGCTTCCAAGTAA